One segment of Metallosphaera cuprina Ar-4 DNA contains the following:
- a CDS encoding CBS domain-containing protein: MLVKTLMITNPPVVSVNDGLKEAFKKVNDRGLGRVIVADEVVKGLLSTRDLLSVLISFCPTSCTQADIYKMGVSQVSNYMTVNPMVIEENQDALEAITIMVTRNFGSLPVVNMLKRPVGIVTERDFLLMFQDLDQMFSISNFITPKVNTVFKETLLEQAVRQMLRRGFRRLPVIDEEGRVVGIVTAADAVKAAAKMVEKLEPELFFSRRVKDVMKTPVITIDEERSANEAAALLITKGIGALMVLDKEGRAKGIITERDLLIALHYQLHLPYVRGRNARV, translated from the coding sequence ATGTTAGTAAAAACCTTGATGATAACCAACCCTCCAGTGGTTTCGGTAAATGACGGTTTGAAGGAGGCGTTCAAGAAGGTCAACGATAGGGGCTTGGGCAGGGTCATAGTCGCAGACGAGGTCGTGAAGGGGCTGCTTTCCACCAGGGACCTACTCTCAGTTCTCATTAGTTTCTGTCCCACCTCCTGTACTCAAGCTGACATCTATAAGATGGGCGTCTCTCAGGTTTCAAACTACATGACCGTTAACCCTATGGTCATCGAGGAGAACCAGGACGCTCTGGAGGCCATCACGATCATGGTAACGAGGAACTTCGGTTCGCTCCCTGTTGTGAACATGTTGAAGAGGCCCGTGGGGATAGTCACGGAGAGGGACTTCCTCCTCATGTTTCAGGACTTGGATCAAATGTTCTCTATCTCGAACTTCATCACTCCCAAGGTGAACACGGTGTTTAAGGAGACCCTCCTAGAGCAGGCAGTGAGGCAGATGTTGAGGAGGGGCTTCAGGAGGTTGCCGGTTATAGATGAGGAAGGGAGGGTAGTAGGGATAGTGACCGCGGCCGACGCCGTGAAGGCTGCAGCTAAGATGGTGGAGAAATTAGAACCTGAGCTTTTCTTCTCCAGAAGAGTTAAAGACGTCATGAAGACTCCGGTCATAACGATAGACGAGGAGAGGTCAGCTAACGAAGCAGCAGCTCTCCTAATAACTAAGGGGATAGGAGCCCTCATGGTCTTGGATAAGGAGGGGAGGGCAAAGGGGATAATTACGGAGAGGGACCTCCTCATAGCCTTACACTACCAACTACATCTCCCCTACGTTAGGGGAAGAAACGCTCGCGTGTAG
- a CDS encoding protein kinase domain-containing protein, protein MAFAFTLNDKSFLVSDGEIKELRERVKAKDPVVGYVVSLQDDRIKFTKVPLYSCERIKYFSGILKEFHPNFVAIFESSDSACALFNPPTLIKGLTYDLINGRPFLRGDKRSILNSFDSYEVVKFALDKYKDKEVMRQSVISLSKLGKCEEAIEVFSSLDERFPEESLAAAECYERVGRELEALKIYSFFSEEKYRELEARLISKANSLISEYERQGNPKLLMEALNVLPTYDVPAVRLGFHYLKKNKMEEAIKFFEEAVKRNKSFQNLIILGSTLLERDPKRALETFDEAQKMRRTAPLAYLRGKAFEALNSPPHAIREYQYACREGVVEACSKTLPFTSSRVDFDPDDWIGYVLYGYEIHSVIGRGGMGYVLLGEKNSRKFAIKVMKREYKMDEFLYEVAKMQEISKGSKYMVRILANFIDENWTDYYGSPPAIVMEYMSGGDLRRILADEEYSSLRHSVKWGEVVSLIYSKVAEAVTHVHKQGFVHADIKPSNVLFDKPLSKYGEEAEVQLLREEVTPKLSDLGSSIRIGSPVIHYTPYYAHPKQRFGGRAETEMDVYSFTVSLYVTLTNNFPYPEWLEREIEEAISSPERRPDALKDFYSIEPRMDYVPQEFRELISSGLKGEVSMEQIKRDLINIARYDYNLPVESVI, encoded by the coding sequence GTGGCGTTCGCTTTCACACTCAACGATAAGTCATTCCTAGTGTCCGATGGAGAGATAAAGGAGTTAAGGGAAAGAGTGAAGGCTAAGGACCCGGTAGTGGGTTACGTAGTTTCGCTCCAAGACGATAGGATAAAGTTCACGAAGGTACCCCTCTACTCTTGCGAGAGGATAAAGTACTTCTCAGGGATTTTAAAGGAGTTCCATCCCAACTTCGTAGCTATATTTGAGTCCTCAGACTCGGCCTGTGCACTCTTCAACCCCCCTACCTTAATAAAGGGGTTAACCTACGACCTGATTAACGGGAGACCTTTCCTGAGGGGCGACAAGAGGTCAATACTAAACTCCTTTGACAGCTACGAAGTCGTGAAGTTCGCCTTAGACAAGTATAAGGACAAGGAGGTTATGAGACAGTCCGTCATTTCCTTATCTAAGTTAGGGAAATGTGAGGAGGCCATAGAGGTCTTCTCCTCCTTAGACGAGAGGTTCCCGGAGGAGTCTCTGGCTGCCGCTGAGTGCTACGAGAGGGTAGGGAGGGAACTGGAGGCTTTGAAGATCTACTCCTTCTTCTCTGAGGAGAAGTATAGGGAGCTTGAGGCCAGGTTAATCTCTAAGGCTAACTCCCTCATCTCTGAGTACGAGAGGCAAGGGAACCCCAAACTCTTAATGGAGGCGTTGAACGTCTTACCCACGTACGACGTTCCAGCTGTTAGGTTGGGCTTCCATTACCTGAAGAAGAACAAGATGGAGGAGGCAATCAAGTTCTTTGAGGAGGCCGTAAAGAGGAACAAGAGCTTTCAGAACCTGATAATCTTAGGCTCCACTCTCCTAGAGAGAGACCCCAAGAGGGCGTTAGAAACGTTCGACGAGGCCCAGAAGATGAGGAGGACCGCGCCACTGGCCTACCTGAGGGGGAAGGCTTTCGAGGCCTTGAACTCACCTCCTCACGCCATCAGGGAGTATCAGTACGCCTGCAGGGAAGGCGTGGTAGAGGCCTGCAGTAAGACCCTACCCTTTACGTCCAGCAGGGTGGACTTCGACCCGGACGATTGGATAGGTTACGTTCTGTACGGCTACGAGATACATTCCGTTATAGGGAGAGGGGGCATGGGTTACGTCCTATTAGGTGAGAAGAACTCCAGGAAGTTCGCCATAAAGGTAATGAAGAGGGAGTACAAGATGGACGAGTTCCTTTACGAGGTGGCTAAGATGCAGGAGATCTCTAAAGGGAGTAAGTACATGGTTAGGATATTAGCTAACTTCATCGACGAGAACTGGACGGACTACTACGGCTCACCTCCCGCTATAGTCATGGAGTACATGAGTGGGGGGGACTTGAGGAGGATACTCGCCGATGAGGAGTACTCGAGCCTAAGGCACTCAGTGAAGTGGGGGGAGGTCGTGTCTCTAATCTACTCGAAGGTCGCTGAGGCAGTCACTCACGTACACAAACAGGGCTTCGTACACGCGGACATAAAGCCCTCAAACGTTCTGTTCGATAAGCCCCTTTCTAAGTACGGTGAGGAGGCTGAGGTTCAGCTCCTGAGGGAGGAGGTCACACCTAAGCTCTCCGACCTGGGTAGCTCGATCAGGATAGGCTCTCCCGTAATCCACTACACCCCCTATTACGCTCATCCTAAACAGAGGTTCGGGGGGAGAGCCGAAACTGAGATGGACGTTTACTCCTTCACCGTCTCTCTGTACGTGACGTTAACCAATAACTTCCCTTATCCTGAGTGGTTGGAGAGGGAGATAGAAGAGGCCATATCCTCACCCGAGAGGAGGCCCGACGCCCTGAAGGACTTCTATTCGATAGAGCCTAGGATGGACTACGTTCCCCAAGAATTCAGGGAGCTCATCTCGTCAGGACTAAAGGGGGAGGTATCGATGGAACAGATCAAGAGGGATCTAATCAACATAGCCAGATACGATTACAACCTACCTGTGGAGAGCGTCATTTAA
- a CDS encoding SPFH domain-containing protein, protein MSLQFRGQVISTEREDGTSLMAPDVLIFRYPKEQITSKSLFIVQPTENCVVVIQGQVQAVLPPGTHNIQSPQNPLSSFMSRFRYNQLPFDTVALFVSTTRHEVRIQGKSQTDDLVPLDYEVAVYYRITDPSKLVINVQFAGAFFKDGELASYLSPIIDQEVSSILNQVKLVDVYKKFGDISVAVTGALKQFLAELGVELISVRVTRLIPEDPELRRIIQLRDLGLEVEKAVRMGLARVLTEQGNPASVNMAIGTPYYPNLTTLVNLPQRLLQFSMGGKEVEKDEQDQPKGA, encoded by the coding sequence ATGTCTCTCCAATTTAGAGGACAAGTAATAAGCACCGAAAGGGAAGATGGTACTTCTCTAATGGCCCCTGACGTTCTGATCTTTCGTTATCCTAAAGAGCAGATAACTTCCAAGTCTCTCTTTATCGTTCAACCTACAGAGAACTGCGTGGTGGTAATTCAAGGGCAAGTTCAAGCCGTTCTACCTCCTGGAACTCACAACATTCAGTCACCGCAGAACCCACTTTCCTCATTCATGTCAAGGTTTAGATACAACCAACTTCCATTTGACACCGTAGCGTTGTTCGTATCTACCACAAGGCACGAGGTTAGGATTCAGGGTAAAAGCCAAACCGATGATCTGGTTCCCCTCGACTATGAGGTTGCAGTTTACTATAGGATTACCGATCCGTCAAAGCTCGTGATCAACGTTCAGTTCGCAGGAGCGTTCTTTAAGGACGGTGAACTAGCTAGCTACCTCTCCCCAATAATAGATCAGGAGGTAAGCTCTATACTTAACCAAGTCAAGCTAGTCGACGTATATAAGAAGTTCGGGGACATATCAGTTGCGGTCACAGGAGCCCTAAAGCAGTTCCTGGCAGAGTTAGGGGTTGAGTTGATCTCAGTGAGAGTGACCAGACTTATCCCTGAGGACCCAGAGCTAAGGAGGATAATCCAGCTTAGAGATCTTGGATTGGAGGTTGAGAAGGCAGTCAGGATGGGGTTGGCTAGAGTCTTAACAGAGCAGGGAAACCCAGCGAGCGTAAACATGGCCATAGGAACTCCGTATTACCCCAACCTCACTACGTTGGTTAACTTGCCTCAAAGATTACTTCAATTCTCAATGGGCGGAAAGGAGGTTGAGAAGGACGAGCAGGATCAACCCAAGGGCGCTTAG
- a CDS encoding 3-isopropylmalate dehydratase small subunit — protein MIVEGTVLKYGDKIDTDIIIPARHLKYTDPAYLAQHAMEPLDPEFYKKASKGVIVVAGKVFGMGSSREQAAIALKAAGVKAVIAESFARIFYRNCINNGLPLIVLPNVTKEINEGDFVKVNVETGEVTVNGRTLKGKGITGMALEILKSGGIMDYLKKVSV, from the coding sequence ATGATAGTTGAGGGCACCGTGCTTAAGTACGGAGATAAGATAGACACAGACATAATCATCCCAGCAAGGCATCTGAAGTATACCGATCCAGCTTATCTAGCTCAACACGCGATGGAACCGTTGGACCCAGAGTTCTACAAGAAGGCATCTAAGGGCGTGATCGTGGTGGCCGGAAAGGTGTTCGGCATGGGTTCCTCAAGGGAACAGGCAGCGATAGCTTTGAAAGCTGCGGGAGTTAAAGCGGTGATAGCTGAAAGTTTCGCTAGGATATTCTATAGGAACTGTATAAACAACGGTCTGCCCTTAATAGTCTTACCTAACGTGACGAAGGAGATCAACGAGGGTGACTTCGTGAAGGTTAACGTGGAGACTGGAGAGGTTACGGTGAACGGGAGGACACTTAAGGGAAAGGGAATCACGGGGATGGCTCTTGAGATACTCAAATCTGGAGGGATAATGGACTATCTGAAGAAAGTTTCAGTTTGA
- a CDS encoding winged helix-turn-helix transcriptional regulator, with translation MDEVNKKIIFYLMKDFRYSQRKIAKELNISPPAVNYRVERMTKDKIIKRVALYVNPNFYGKYHGYVSFPNVKEWKGEYVFKVNCIEHLNVYEVEADSMEALKSKINDMIADLGEPEMIYFPEQTPYNPSIFDMKLLSVLKENPTMTPVELSERLKVSSKTVRRHLRYLYKKEFIRLVPIVDINSSGIIMYAVFTKKVEIAKKFFQSTMFREVSDKNAGVFVNVGNSIQEVSDKIKKFREFDPEAQLMIAESYDVGS, from the coding sequence ATGGATGAAGTAAACAAAAAGATAATATTTTACCTGATGAAGGACTTCAGATATTCGCAAAGGAAGATAGCTAAGGAGCTTAACATCTCCCCTCCTGCGGTTAACTACAGGGTTGAGAGGATGACTAAAGATAAGATAATTAAGAGAGTTGCCCTCTACGTTAATCCAAACTTTTACGGGAAGTACCACGGTTACGTATCTTTCCCCAACGTGAAGGAGTGGAAAGGAGAATACGTCTTCAAGGTTAACTGCATTGAGCACTTGAACGTTTACGAAGTGGAGGCGGACTCTATGGAAGCTCTAAAGAGCAAGATAAATGATATGATTGCTGATCTTGGAGAGCCTGAAATGATTTACTTCCCTGAACAAACTCCCTACAATCCTTCAATATTTGACATGAAGCTGCTATCAGTGCTGAAGGAGAACCCAACTATGACCCCCGTTGAGCTCAGCGAGAGACTAAAGGTCTCCTCTAAGACTGTGAGAAGGCATTTGAGATACCTATACAAGAAGGAGTTCATTAGGCTTGTTCCTATAGTAGACATCAACAGCTCTGGGATAATAATGTACGCCGTGTTCACCAAGAAGGTAGAAATAGCCAAGAAGTTCTTCCAGTCAACGATGTTTAGAGAGGTCTCAGATAAGAACGCTGGGGTTTTCGTAAATGTAGGAAACTCAATACAGGAGGTCTCAGATAAGATTAAGAAGTTCAGAGAGTTCGATCCTGAAGCTCAGTTGATGATAGCCGAGTCCTATGACGTGGGCTCCTGA
- a CDS encoding pyridoxal-phosphate-dependent aminotransferase family protein, whose translation MTRKILMHVGPVTIDYEVLAAGLRGDTGFTSQEFIYAMSYSMKFLRKLMGADQSYQPFIIPGGGTSAMESVTSLLRRGDKVLVVSNGVFGDRWKQIFNRYSVAVDVIKAEPGEYVKPDDVEKAVKEEKYTLVAMTHVETSTGVRAPIAEIAKRIRDKVELIAVDGVSSVGAESVKTKELSIDVYLTASQKAIGVPPGAGLLVLSERAVSRLSDESVAGYYLNLKNWIDVMRNLEDEKGSYFATLPVHLIFMLAKAFELIEKEGLENRIKRHERVAQGIRAGIESMGLDIVAKRPEAYSNTVTAVMVKKVNPAEVLKAVIPEGLELAPGVHPALAGKYFRIGHMGWVNQNDVITTIAVLERVLKRLGEPVNLGEGVRAVQLTFT comes from the coding sequence ATGACAAGAAAAATCCTCATGCATGTCGGTCCAGTTACAATAGACTATGAAGTTTTAGCGGCGGGACTCAGAGGTGACACCGGTTTCACCTCCCAGGAGTTCATATACGCTATGTCATACTCTATGAAGTTCTTGAGGAAACTAATGGGGGCGGACCAGAGCTACCAACCTTTCATAATCCCTGGAGGAGGTACCTCAGCCATGGAGAGCGTTACTTCCCTACTGAGGAGGGGAGACAAGGTACTTGTGGTCTCGAACGGCGTGTTTGGAGACAGATGGAAGCAGATCTTTAACAGGTACTCTGTCGCGGTTGACGTCATCAAGGCGGAGCCTGGAGAGTACGTAAAGCCAGATGATGTGGAGAAGGCCGTAAAGGAGGAGAAGTACACTTTGGTAGCTATGACTCACGTTGAGACGAGCACAGGCGTCAGAGCCCCGATAGCTGAGATAGCTAAGAGAATAAGGGATAAGGTTGAGCTGATAGCGGTGGACGGGGTGAGCAGCGTTGGGGCTGAGAGCGTCAAGACCAAAGAACTTTCAATAGACGTTTACCTCACAGCGAGTCAAAAGGCTATAGGCGTACCGCCCGGAGCTGGGCTTCTCGTCCTGTCTGAAAGGGCGGTTTCGAGGCTCTCAGACGAATCGGTAGCTGGATATTACCTCAACCTGAAGAACTGGATAGACGTGATGAGGAACTTAGAGGACGAAAAGGGATCGTACTTCGCTACATTACCTGTTCACTTGATATTTATGTTGGCCAAGGCCTTTGAATTAATTGAGAAGGAGGGCCTTGAGAACAGAATAAAGAGACACGAGAGGGTGGCACAAGGTATAAGAGCGGGAATAGAAAGTATGGGCCTGGACATCGTAGCTAAGAGACCTGAGGCTTACAGCAACACAGTGACTGCCGTTATGGTGAAGAAAGTCAACCCAGCAGAAGTCCTCAAGGCTGTGATACCAGAGGGATTGGAGTTAGCTCCTGGAGTCCACCCCGCCTTGGCTGGGAAATACTTCAGGATAGGTCATATGGGTTGGGTGAACCAGAACGACGTGATAACTACCATTGCGGTGTTAGAGAGGGTCCTGAAGAGGCTCGGAGAACCTGTAAACTTAGGAGAGGGAGTTAGAGCGGTACAGCTAACCTTCACCTAA
- a CDS encoding mechanosensitive ion channel family protein yields MSKKESKLISFSISLIISMVVIGTAIYMLGNLGILPGDYIIYLELIVWVVGILSITYILSILVKRRLSNTVGVDNASSLSFIIRVVGYALAIAGFLAAFRVSLGAALAAGGFAGLVLGLASQDVLSNVFGGIMLLFSRPYKVGQRITVSTWQYGMDFPTYPPKYFSNDFLIPGYTGTVKDITLLYTVIETDEMVELRIPNSIMIQAAIFVHDKTWRRKVRTRYEISKDLDPDLVIERIEKGLSDMEGLIQPPIVRVLEATQTTFVLGIDVVSSSIYEEPVRSDVIRRVNKIIKGINQTEKVKQAG; encoded by the coding sequence ATGTCAAAAAAAGAGTCTAAGTTAATCTCCTTTTCAATTTCGTTGATCATCTCAATGGTAGTCATAGGAACTGCGATCTACATGCTAGGAAATTTAGGTATCCTGCCAGGAGATTACATAATTTACCTGGAGTTGATCGTGTGGGTAGTGGGTATCCTCTCTATAACATACATCCTTTCTATCCTAGTGAAGAGGAGGCTTTCCAACACTGTCGGAGTCGATAACGCCTCGTCCTTAAGCTTCATAATCAGGGTGGTAGGGTACGCATTAGCTATAGCCGGGTTCTTAGCAGCTTTTAGGGTTAGCCTTGGGGCCGCACTGGCTGCTGGTGGGTTCGCGGGTTTGGTTTTGGGTCTTGCGTCCCAGGATGTGCTATCTAACGTGTTCGGAGGAATCATGCTTCTCTTCTCGAGACCTTACAAGGTCGGGCAAAGGATAACCGTCTCAACTTGGCAGTACGGAATGGATTTTCCCACCTACCCACCAAAGTACTTCTCTAACGATTTCCTAATTCCCGGTTACACTGGGACCGTTAAGGACATAACTTTACTTTACACGGTGATCGAGACGGATGAAATGGTGGAGCTAAGGATTCCTAACAGCATCATGATTCAGGCTGCGATATTCGTCCATGACAAGACTTGGAGGAGGAAGGTTAGAACTAGATATGAGATATCAAAGGATTTGGATCCTGACTTAGTTATAGAGAGGATAGAGAAGGGACTGAGCGATATGGAGGGATTGATTCAACCCCCTATCGTGAGGGTGTTGGAGGCAACACAAACCACCTTCGTCCTAGGAATTGACGTAGTGTCCAGTTCCATATATGAGGAACCTGTTAGGAGCGATGTTATAAGAAGGGTAAATAAGATAATAAAAGGGATAAACCAAACCGAAAAGGTAAAGCAAGCAGGATAA
- a CDS encoding sulfocyanin-like copper-binding protein, with product MKTWIIAVIVIVIIAGAIAFILTHGPPHASKYINTSNTSSSSTEEMTSTNVTTSNVSSNSSMEALPPGAIELNYNAQNKTVFIYLYASPTAANPLNFNGTTEGQMKIYIPENWSILFTFYNPEPVGHALAVVDNNTPIPNQVQLSQDGKIIFEIGYNGGSGIYNGETVSGLLHDLPPGYYWIACPIPSHAESGMWVDLISTNVTVPYEV from the coding sequence ATGAAAACTTGGATAATAGCTGTAATTGTTATTGTGATAATAGCTGGGGCAATAGCGTTCATTCTCACTCACGGTCCCCCTCACGCATCAAAATATATCAACACGTCAAACACAAGCTCGTCCTCTACTGAGGAGATGACTTCAACCAACGTGACAACTTCCAACGTAAGTAGTAACTCGAGTATGGAGGCCTTACCGCCGGGGGCAATTGAGCTAAATTATAACGCACAGAACAAGACGGTATTTATATATCTCTACGCCTCCCCGACCGCTGCAAACCCACTGAACTTTAACGGGACCACTGAGGGGCAGATGAAGATCTATATCCCAGAGAACTGGAGTATTCTCTTCACCTTTTATAATCCTGAGCCTGTAGGTCACGCCTTGGCCGTGGTGGATAACAACACACCGATTCCGAACCAAGTTCAGCTCTCACAAGATGGGAAGATCATCTTTGAGATTGGGTACAATGGAGGGTCAGGAATCTACAACGGGGAGACGGTCTCAGGTCTGCTTCACGATCTTCCTCCAGGCTACTACTGGATAGCTTGTCCCATTCCCAGTCACGCGGAGAGCGGTATGTGGGTGGACCTGATATCGACTAACGTAACGGTGCCGTATGAGGTATAA
- a CDS encoding 3-isopropylmalate dehydratase large subunit, translating to MTGTLTEKILSRASGKAVSPGDVIEAKTDIVAFHDLTGYHVIEVMEKANMVKIFDKAKVVVAFDHLSPPPDVRSAEIQGNIRKFVRENKLPNFHDINVGILHELLIENYALPGQVIVAADSHTTTSGAVGAFAQGMGASDVAAAVITGKTWLVVPKPFKVNLKGTPGEWINGKDVALELLGKFKADYFNGMSIEVFVEDPKAFPMDYRATVSNMGIEMNADTLMFVPDAETRNFIKGMRGVEVELITPDKGANYEDEYTIELNRMEPLVAAPYSVDNVRTAREESKVPVDQVYIGSCTNGRISDFAIASKILKGKKVKTRCIAIPSSYEMFKQAMNRGYIEDLVNAGCVVTYGTCGPCLGGHFGVAGPGEVIVSTSSRNFRGRMGSNDAKVYLSGPSVAAASAATGYITDPRDLQ from the coding sequence ATGACAGGTACTCTAACTGAAAAAATACTCTCTAGAGCCTCTGGAAAGGCGGTCTCTCCTGGGGACGTGATCGAAGCAAAGACCGACATCGTCGCTTTCCACGATCTAACGGGCTATCACGTGATTGAGGTGATGGAGAAGGCTAACATGGTGAAGATATTTGATAAAGCTAAGGTAGTTGTAGCTTTCGATCACTTGTCTCCTCCTCCAGACGTAAGGAGCGCTGAGATACAAGGTAACATAAGGAAGTTCGTTAGGGAGAACAAGTTGCCTAACTTCCACGATATAAACGTAGGCATACTGCACGAGTTGCTCATAGAGAACTACGCTTTACCAGGACAGGTTATAGTAGCTGCGGACAGCCACACCACGACCTCTGGGGCGGTGGGAGCGTTCGCTCAGGGGATGGGTGCCAGTGACGTTGCGGCAGCTGTGATAACTGGTAAGACCTGGTTAGTAGTTCCTAAACCGTTTAAGGTGAACCTAAAGGGAACTCCAGGGGAGTGGATAAACGGAAAGGACGTAGCTCTGGAGCTTCTAGGTAAATTCAAGGCGGACTACTTCAACGGGATGTCCATAGAGGTTTTCGTCGAGGACCCGAAGGCCTTCCCAATGGATTACAGGGCAACGGTGTCAAATATGGGGATTGAGATGAACGCTGACACGTTGATGTTCGTCCCCGACGCTGAGACTAGGAACTTCATAAAGGGGATGAGGGGAGTGGAAGTGGAACTCATCACTCCAGATAAGGGGGCGAACTACGAGGACGAGTACACTATTGAACTTAACAGAATGGAACCTTTAGTCGCGGCTCCGTACAGCGTAGATAACGTGAGGACTGCAAGGGAAGAGTCTAAGGTACCCGTTGATCAGGTTTACATAGGTTCATGCACTAACGGTAGGATATCCGATTTCGCGATTGCATCTAAGATACTAAAGGGTAAGAAAGTCAAAACCAGGTGTATCGCCATTCCTTCATCATACGAGATGTTTAAACAGGCCATGAACAGGGGTTACATAGAGGACTTGGTAAACGCTGGGTGCGTAGTGACTTACGGTACGTGCGGACCTTGTCTGGGAGGTCACTTCGGCGTTGCGGGTCCTGGAGAAGTCATAGTCTCAACGAGTTCAAGGAACTTCAGAGGAAGGATGGGAAGCAACGACGCTAAGGTTTACCTCTCTGGTCCCTCCGTCGCAGCTGCTAGTGCAGCCACGGGCTACATAACAGATCCGAGGGATCTTCAATGA